Proteins encoded in a region of the Saccharomyces eubayanus strain FM1318 chromosome V, whole genome shotgun sequence genome:
- the BRR2 gene encoding ATP-dependent RNA helicase BRR2: MVDHESKDKAKKIKEIYRYDEMSNKVLKLDRRFFNTNQNPQKDAEISQPKSMSGRITAKDMGKDVRSDTPEKKRDLDSIVGMREKRPSSRKIQQDSTILDASSNFRLHYYPKNSSSIELYEQILQWVTEVLGNDIPHDLIVGTADVLIKMLKEDEENEDGNFDKRKKNIQDELGIDIETSKLMELVKLTKDITDYETDSNETVERAVAILADNEDMDAEEEENNSDNTNVLERQIDDDEEDFEEDNVDPNSKIRTNKALPNVEYDTIKLSDYKISDIEAIPVYSVDEFFLQRKLRSELGYKDTSMIQELSEKILNEIKTLEDNPKALEQKLVDLLDFENISLAEFIFKNRLAIFWGIRLAKSTENDVPNLIDEMVANGLNYLVEQYEARGTVNSKRQLGSDDEKFKYSAAKRTKFHSTSILPPIVDLEKVKFDESSKLMTITKVSLPEGSFKRVKPHYDEIHIPAPKKPVIDYELTEISSLPDWCQAAFPSSETTSLNPIQSKVFPAAFNGDSNMLICAPTGSGKTNIAILTVLKTLSRFYNTETKKLNLSAFKIVYIAPLKALVQEQVREFQRRLAFLGIKVAELTGDSRLSKKQIEETQILVSTPEKWDITTRKSNNSALVELVRLLIIDEIHLLHDERGPVLESIVARTFWASKYSQERPRIIGLSATLPNYQDVGRFLRVPEEGLFYFDSSFRPCPLSQQFCGIKEQNSLKKLKAMNDACYEKVLESINEGNQIIVFVHSRKETSRTATWLKNKFIEENLAHKLIKGDAGSKQILKTEASNVLDPSLRKLIESGIGTHHAGLARNDRSLSEDLFADGLLQILVCTATLAWGVNLPAHTVIIKGTDVYSPERGSWEQLSPQDVLQMLGRAGRPRYDTFGEGIIITNQSNVQYYLSVLNQQLPIESQFVAKLVDNLNAEIVAGNIKCRSDGVNWLAYTYLYVRMSASPDLYKIPDISEDKDLKKYRESLIHSALCVLKEQDLVLYDAENDIIEATDLGSIASAFYINHTSMNIYNTELDEYTTQIDLFRIFAMSEEFKYISVRYEEKKELKQLLEKAPIPIREDINDHLAKVNVLLQSYFSQLKFEGFALNSDMVFIHQNAGRLLRAMFEICLKRGWGRPTRILLNLCRSATTRMWATNSPLRQYKRCPAEVVKRLEASTVPWGDYLELESPAEVGRAIRSEKHGKQVYDLMKRFPKISMKCNAQPITPSIIRFNVEVLASWMWDMNIHGALQPFLLLLEDTDGDSILFHDILLITPEMIGQEVSLSFTYELNQQDQNNLSPNFFLTVISENWWHSEFEIPVSFTNFKLPKKFPAPTPLLENIEISTSEVGNNDFSKVFEFQTFNRIQSHTFETIYNSNDSVFVGSAKGTGKTALAELALLNYWRQNKGRAVYINPSQEKIDVVLSSWNKKLSHLAGGKVINKLGNDPSLNLKLLAGSHVLLATPAQFELLSRRWRQRKNIQSLELMIYDDSHEISQGVCGAVYETLISRMIFIATQLEKKIRFICLSSCLANARDFSEWVGITKSNIFNFSPSERVDPLEINIQSFKDVEHLSFNSPMLHIAFETALATAANGNCSSIILPSRKDCIEVASTFIKFSKAVEWDMLNVEEEQVTTFAEKLADSQLKTPLKHGIGILYDGMVSNDERIIRRLHKYNALSILFITKDCAALAPRSDEVIVLGTNFYDGREHKYMPYTVNELLEIVGLTKSSGAAVGKALILTSHNMKAYYKKFITEPLPTESFLQYTIHDTFNNEIANSIIQSKQDCVDWFTYSYFYRRIHGNPSYYGVKDASSYGISVYLTDLVETSLNDLVESSFIETEDLEINAEADGEDEESSEAISSLNNGLIGSHYGVSFFTIQLFVSSLSNSSTLKDILHVLSTATEFENISLRKGDKALLSKLSKKLPIKFAGNVSTESVNFKVFSLLQAHFSRIELPIDFQNDLKEILEKVIPLINVIVDILSANGYLNATTAMDLTQMLIQGVWDVDNPLRQIPYFNNEMLEKCRAMNVETVYDIMALEDEERDKILTLDDSQLAQVATFVNNYPNVELTYSLENLSSLISGAKQKISIQLTRDFEPDNLQVTSEKYPFDKLESWWLVLGEASKKELYAIKKVSLNKEIQNYELEFDIPPTGKHNLTIWCVCDSYLDADKEISFEINVR, translated from the coding sequence ATGGTCGATCATGAATCAAAGGAtaaagcaaagaaaatcaaagagATCTATCGTTACGATGAGATGTCAAATAAGGTGTTAAAGCTAGATAGGCGGTTTTTTAATACCAACCAGAACCCCCAAAAAGATGCAGAAATTTCACAGCCAAAGTCCATGAGTGGCAGGATTACCGCTAAAGATATGGGTAAGGACGTCCGCAGCGATACtcctgaaaagaaaagagatcTTGATAGTATAGTAGGTATGAGAGAGAAAAGGCCctcatcaagaaaaattcagCAGGATAGTACTATTTTGGACGCCTCTTCCAACTTTAGGTTGCATTACTACCCAAAGAATTCCTCCAGCATTGAATTATACGAGCAAATTTTGCAATGGGTCACAGAAGTTTTAGGCAATGATATACCGCATGATCTTATTGTTGGAACTGCAGACGTACTCATCAAAATGCTgaaggaagatgaagaaaatgaagacggaaattttgataaacgaaagaaaaacattcaGGACGAACTGGGTATTGACATCGAAACTTCAAAACTCATGGAGTTGGTCAAACTTACGAAAGACATTACCGATTATGAAACTGACTCAAACGAAACCGTTGAACGAGCGGTGGCAATTCTTGctgataatgaagatatggatgcagaagaagaagaaaataattcCGACAACACGAATGTTCTCGAGAGACAaattgatgatgatgaagaggatTTTGAAGAGGATAACGTTGATCCTAACTCCAAGATTCGGACTAACAAAGCATTACCAAATGTTGAATATGACACAATCAAACTTTCTGATTATAAGATAAGTGACATTGAGGCTATTCCGGTATACTCAGTCgatgagttttttttacaaagaaagcTTCGATCCGAGCTTGGTTATAAGGATACTTCAATGATCCAAGAACTTTCagaaaagattttaaatGAGATCAAAACCCTCGAAGACAATCCAAAAGCTCTAGAGCAGAAGCTGGTTGATTTGttagattttgaaaatatatcGCTGGCTgaatttattttcaaaaatagatTAGCAATCTTTTGGGGTATACGCCTAGCAAAAAGCACAGAGAACGACGTACCAAATTTGATAGATGAAATGGTCGCCAATGGTTTAAACTATCTCGTGGAACAGTACGAGGCTAGAGGAACAGTAAACTCGAAACGTCAGCTTGGttctgatgatgaaaaatttaagtATTCAGCTGCAAAAAGGACAAAATTTCACAGTACCTCCATTTTACCGCCTATTGtagatttggaaaaggtCAAATTTGACGAAAGCTCTAAATTAATGACTATAACGAAAGTTTCTCTGCCAGAAGGATCATTCAAAAGAGTCAAACCGCATTATGATGAAATACATATTCCGGCTCCAAAGAAACCTGTTATTGATTACGAGTTAACAGAAATTTCCTCTCTGCCAGATTGGTGCCAGGCGGCATTTCCTTCGTCGGAAACAACATCTCTAAATCCTATACAGTCAAAGGTTTTTCCTGCAGCATTTAACGGTGATTCAAACATGTTAATATGTGCACCCACTGGTTCAGGTAAAACTAATATTGCCATATTAACCGTattaaaaactttatcCCGCTTTTATAACAcagaaacgaaaaaacTGAACCTTTCAGCGTTTAAAATCGTTTATATAGCGCCGTTGAAGGCCTTAGTGCAAGAACAAGTCAGAGAGTTTCAAAGGAGACTAGCTTTCCTTGGTATAAAAGTTGCTGAATTGACTGGTGACTCCAGGCTCAGTAAGAAACAAATAGAAGAGACACAAATCTTGGTTTCTACACCAGAAAAATGGGATATAACTACTAGAAAATCGAATAATTCGGCTCTTGTTGAACTAGTTCGTTTACTGATCATAGACGAAATTCATTTACTGCATGACGAGAGAGGCCCTGTATTAGAAAGTATTGTCGCCAGAACATTTTGGGCTTCCAAATACAGCCAGGAGCGTCCGAGAATTATAGGGCTGTCCGCGACATTGCCAAATTATCAGGATGTCGGCAGGTTTTTAAGAGTTCCTGAGGAGGGACTGTTTTATTTCGACTCTTCATTTAGGCCATGCCCTCTATCACAACAATTTTGTGGTATCAAAGAGCAAAACTCtctcaaaaaattaaaagcTATGAACGATGCTTGTTATGAAAAAGTATTGGAATCAATTAATGAAGGAAATCAGATAATCGTGTTTGTTCATTCTAGGAAAGAAACCTCACGTACTGCAACATGGTTAAAGAATAAGttcattgaagaaaaccTTGCTCACAAACTAATCAAAGGTGATGCAGGATCGAAACAAATCCTTAAGACAGAGGCTTCTAACGTACTTGACCCTAGTTTAAGAAAGCTGATCGAAAGTGGTATAGGGACACATCATGCTGGACTAGCCAGAAATGACAGATCATTATCTGAAGACCTGTTTGCTGACGGATTACTGCAAATATTAGTGTGTACGGCAACGCTGGCATGGGGTGTTAATCTCCCTGCTCATACAGTTATTATAAAAGGAACAGATGTCTATTCGCCTGAAAGGGGGTCCTGGGAACAACTCTCCCCACAGGATGTTCTCCAAATGTTAGGTAGAGCTGGGCGGCCTAGATATGACACGTTTGGGGAAGGTATCATAATAACAAACCAATCAAACGTCCAGTATTATCTATCGGTTCTTAATCAACAGTTGCCCATAGAGTCACAATTTGTCGCGAAATTAGTTGACAATTTGAATGCTGAAATTGTTGCTGGTAATATCAAATGTAGAAGCGATGGTGTAAATTGGCTGGCATACACTTATTTATATGTTAGAATGTCAGCTTCCCCGGACCTTTATAAAATACCTGATATCTCCGAAGATAAGgacttgaaaaagtacAGAGAAAGTTTAATTCATTCGGCTCTTTGTGTTTTGAAAGAGCAAGATTTAGTCTTATATGACGCGGAAAATGACATAATTGAAGCGACAGATCTTGGAAGTATAGCATCGGCATTTTACATTAATCATACCTCCATGAATATCTACAATACAGAGCTAGATGAGTACACAACGCAGATAGATCTCTTTAGAATATTTGCAATGTCAGAAGaatttaaatatatatcaGTAAGGtatgaagagaaaaaagaactgaaaCAACTACTAGAAAAGGCTCCTATTCCCATTAGAGAAGACATCAACGATCATTTAGCAAAAGTGAATGTGCTATTGCAATCTTACTTCTCACAATTAAAGTTCGAGGGTTTTGCACTAAATTCAGATATGGTGTTTATCCACCAAAATGCAGGAAGATTATTGCGTGCTATGTTTGAAATATGTCTAAAGAGGGGCTGGGGACGTCCAACACGGATACTACTTAATCTTTGCAGGTCTGCTACGACAAGAATGTGGGCGACAAATTCGCCTTTGAGACAGTATAAGAGATGTCCTGCTGAAGTAGTTAAAAGGTTAGAGGCTTCTACAGTACCCTGGGGAGATTATCTAGAATTGGAGTCGCCTGCAGAGGTTGGTCGTGCAATTAGATCTGAAAAACATGGGAAACAGGTTTATGATTTAATGAAAAGGTTTCCTAAAATATCTATGAAATGTAACGCTCAGCCAATTACCCCTAGTATTATCAGATTCAATGTCGAAGTACTGGCAAGTTGGATGTGGGATATGAATATACATGGTGCTCTTCAACCCTTCTTGCTTTTGCTAGAAGACACAGACGGTGATTCGATTCTTTTTCATGACATATTGTTAATCACTCCAGAAATGATAGGGCAAGAAGTTTCGTTATCCTTTACCTATGAATTAAACCAGCAAGATCAAAATAACTTATcaccaaatttttttcttacagTAATATCCGAAAATTGGTGGCACAGTGAATTCGAGATTCCAGTTTCCTTTACTAATTTCAAACTTCCAAAGAAGTTTCCAGCTCCTACCCCACTCTTAGAAAATATCGAAATTTCGACGTCAGAGGTTGGTAACAATGATTTCTCCAAAgtgtttgaatttcaaactTTCAATAGAATTCAAAGTCATACTTTCGAAACTATTTACAACTCAAATGACTCAGTCTTTGTAGGCTCAGCAAAAGGCACAGGCAAAACTGCTTTGGCTGAATTAGCATTATTAAATTATTGGAGACAGAATAAAGGAAGAGCTGTTTATATCAATCCGtcacaagaaaaaattgatgttGTGCTTTCGAGTtggaataaaaaattatccCATCTTGCTGGTGGAAAGGTTATTAACAAGCTGGGGAATGACCCTtccttgaatttgaagcTATTAGCGGGAAGCCATGTTCTCTTGGCCACTCCTGCACAATTCGAACTTTTGTCGCGTCGATGgaggcaaagaaaaaatattcaaagcTTGGAGTTAATGATATATGATGACAGTCATGAAATTAGTCAAGGTGTTTGTGGTGCAGTATATGAAACTTTAATATCCAGAATGATCTTTATAGCTACCcaacttgaaaagaaaattcgATTCATTTGCTTATCGAGCTGCCTAGCAAATGCTCGTGATTTTAGTGAGTGGGTTGGTATCACAAAGtcaaatatattcaatttCTCTCCAAGCGAAAGAGTTGATCCTCTTGaaataaatatacaatCATTCAAAGACGTTGAGCACCTGTCATTCAACTCACCAATGCTTCATATTGCATTTGAAACAGCGTTAGCTACTGCAGCAAATGGGAATTGCAGTTCAATTATCTTGCCCTCCAGAAAGGATTGTATTGAGGTTGCGTCTAcatttatcaaattttctaaagCAGTAGAGTGGGATATGCTaaatgttgaagaagagcagGTCACAACGTTCGCTGAAAAGCTGGCCGACAGTCAACTAAAGACCCCATTAAAACATGGCATAGGTATACTRTATGATGGGATGGTGTCAAATGATGAGAGAATTATAAGAAGGTTGCACAAATATAACGCACTTTCAATTTTATTCATTACGAAGGATTGTGCTGCTCTAGCTCCTAGGTCTGATGAAGTAATCGTACTAGGAACGAACTTTTACGACGGAAGAGAGCATAAATATATGCCATACACCGTAAACGAACTATTAGAAATAGTAGGATTAACAAAGAGCAGTGGTGCAGCGGTGGGTAAAGCTTTGATTTTGACGAGTCATAACATGAAAGCTTACTACAAAAAGTTCATAACTGAACCTTTGCCTACGGAAAGTTTTCTACAATATACTATCCATGATACCTTCAACAATGAGATTGCAAACTCCATTATACAGAGTAAACAGGATTGTGTTGATTGGTTTACTTACTCATATTTTTATCGTCGAATCCATGGAAATCCGAGTTATTACGGTGTGAAGGACGCGTCTTCATATGGCATATCGGTATATTTAACAGACTTAGTCGAGACCAGTCTGAACGACTTAGTTGAGTCTTCATTTATTGAAACCGAAGACCTTGAAATAAATGCAGAAGCGGATGgggaagatgaagaatcTTCTGAagcaatttcttccttgAACAATGGGCTGATCGGTTCTCATTATGGTGTCTCCTTTTTCACTATCCaattatttgtttcttctttatcaaataGTTCAACACTCAAAGACATACTGCATGTTTTGTCCACAGCAacagaatttgaaaacatctCACTAAGAAAAGGCGATAAAGCTTTACTTTCTAAACTGAGTAAAAAGCTTCCAATAAAGTTTGCTGGCAATGTCTCTACTGAGTCTGTGaattttaaagttttctCATTGTTACAGGCACATTTCTCGCGTATTGAATTACCCATcgatttccaaaatgatttgaaagagatCCTGGAGAAGGTTATTCCCCTAATTAATGTAATCGTTGATATTCTCTCAGCAAACGGGTATCTAAATGCTACTACAGCAATGGATTTGACGCAAATGCTCATTCAAGGTGTCTGGGATGTTGATAATCCATTGAGACAGATTCCATATTTCAACAATGAAATGTTAGAAAAATGCAGAGCTATGAACGTTGAAACTGTTTATGATATAATGGCTCTTGAGGACGAAGAGAGGGACAAGATACTAACTCTCGATGATTCACAACTTGCTCAGGTTGCCACATTTGTTAATAACTATCCCAATGTTGAACTTACCtattctttggaaaatttgagTTCCTTAATCTCAGgtgcaaaacaaaaaatttcaatacAGTTAACAAGAGACTTTGAACCTGACAACCTACAAGTAAcatctgaaaaatatccaTTCGATAAATTAGAGAGTTGGTGGTTAGTTTTAGGTGAAGCTTCTAAGAAGGAACTTTACGCTATCAAAAAAGTTAGtttaaataaagaaattcagAATTATGAATTAGAGTTTGATATTCCACCAACTGGTAAGCACAACCTAACTATTTGGTGTGTTTGTGATTCATACCTTGATGCagataaagaaatatcaTTTGAGATCAATGTGAGATAA
- the RAD24 gene encoding Rad24p encodes MLFSRSFIMFKYNDILYVSTKSELNANDLKPTPCHSYLYPNDMDSTNLNKRPSLQYSLSSLGSQITKWSSSRPTSPVRRARSTENEFSIKREAVTDSPDVNNYNDKQWYEKYKPTNLEQVAIHKRKLQDVREALEAMFLPDAKHRILLLSGPSGCSKSTIVKELSKVLVPKYRRESNITSLRSTRNHSVVTEYRGDCIINDVPQMESFSEFLKSARYLVMSNLSLILIEDLPNVFHSDTRNRFQQLILQWLYSSEPLLPPLVICLTECEIPESDNNYRTFGIDYTFSAETVMNKEILMHSKLKRIKFNPINSTLLKKYLKLICVDNMALLKKNNKWSKREEVISHIAQETGDIRSAITTLQFWVTSGGELPISTRESTISYFHAIGKVIHGSHSTSDDNEMINTLFSSANGLLSNQDYKMGILENYGTFNKGNFNISDALSIVNCLSECETMNSLPESNEYGLRKVRKTFRNIAKESHNHGTVYFPREWKVRKLQNSFRVQAKDWMNVNLYKYNTVHSFRDIALQLGYYAPLIRKSQSYKKNSMLYYLKNLPTDSVELKQTLEEFQDTMQIEEDIDIIDRIGGPIESLSVEDGLEPLMDSDYSNSDYIENQKKRSDTKLRILIERYEKNVMMTDRGSESEDVSFNDDPIVDSDNDNNKTGDDTFGRSDEDESLYEMLSQRQPRIASVVNESLSDSDLEML; translated from the coding sequence ATGTTATTTAGTAGATCATTCATAATGTTTAAGTATAATGATATCTTATATGTAAGCACTAAAAGTGAGCTCAATGCAAATGATCTAAAGCCGACACCTTGTCATAGTTATCTGTATCCGAATGATATGGATAGCACGAATTTGAATAAACGCCCTTCACTACAGTACAGTCTCAGCTCGTTGGGTTCGCAAATCACAAAATGGAGCTCATCTAGACCGACTTCGCCAGTGCGTAGGGCTAGAAGtacagaaaatgaattcaGTATTAAGCGAGAAGCAGTAACTGACTCCCCAGACGTTAATAATTATAATGATAAACAATGgtatgaaaaatacaagCCAACAAATCTGGAACAGGTGGCTATCCATAAAAGGAAGCTTCAGGATGTACGAGAAGCTTTAGAGGCTATGTTTTTGCCTGATGCCAAACATAGGATCCTGTTGCTTTCCGGTCCTAGTGGATGCTCTAAAAGTACAATCGTAAAGGAACTCTCAAAAGTTTTAGTTCCTAAATATAGACGAGAAAGCAACATAACATCTCTTCGAAGTACCAGGAATCATTCTGTTGTAACTGAGTACAGGGGAGATTGCATAATCAACGATGTTCCTCAGATGGAAAGTTTCAGtgagtttttgaagagtGCGAGATACCTTGTAATGTCTAACTTATCGTTAATACTTATTGAAGATCTGCCGAATGTGTTTCATAGCGACACCAGAAATCGCTTCCAGCAACTTATTTTACAGTGGTTATATAGTTCAGAACCTTTACTACCTCCTCTTGTTATATGCCTAACTGAATGTGAAATTCCAGAGAGTGATAATAATTATCGTACGTTTGGTATTGATTATACATTTAGTGCTGAAACGGTTATGAACAAAGAAATACTGATGCattcaaaattgaaaagaataaaatttaATCCGATTAATAGcactttattgaaaaagtatcTGAAACTTATCTGCGTTGACAACATGGCCctgttaaagaaaaataataaatggagtaaaagagaagaagtcATAAGCCACATTGCCCAAGAAACGGGCGATATTAGGTCAGCAATAACTACACTTCAGTTTTGGGTGACCTCAGGCGGGGAGCTACCAATCTCGACACGAGAATCCACcatttcatattttcaTGCTATTGGAAAGGTGATTCACGGTTCACATAGCACGAGcgatgataatgaaatgATTAACACTCTTTTCAGTAGTGCCAATGGTTTGTTATCAAATCAGGATTACAAGATGGGTATTCTAGAAAATTATGGTACATTTAATAAGGGCAATTTTAATATTTCTGACGCGTTATCAATCGTGAATTGTTTAAGTGAGTGTGAAACAATGAATAGTTTACCGGAATCAAATGAGTACGGTTTACGGAAAGTACGAAAAACTTTTCGGAATATTGCCAAGGAGAGTCACAATCATGGGACAGTTTATTTTCCGAGAGAGTGGAAAGTTAgaaaattacaaaattCATTCAGGGTCCAAGCCAAGGATTGGATGAATGTTAATCTCTACAAATATAATACAGTGCATTCATTCAGAGATATAGCGCTACAGCTTGGCTATTACGCACCTTTGATCAGGAAGTCACAAAGTTATAAAAAGAACTCCATGCTAtattatttaaaaaatcttcCGACTGACTCTGTGGAGCTAAAACAAACATTGGAGGAGTTCCAAGATACAATgcaaattgaagaagacatcGATATAATTGATCGCATAGGCGGACCTATTGAGTCTCTATCTGTAGAAGACGGGCTAGAACCATTGATGGATAGCGATTATAGTAATTCTGATTATATAGAAAATCAGAAAAAGCGAAGCGATACAAAACTTCGTATTTTGATTGAACGGtacgaaaaaaatgtaatGATGACGGATAGAGGTTCCGAAAGTGAAGACGTGTCGTTTAATGATGATCCTATTGTGGATAGcgataatgataacaatAAAACTGGCGACGATACATTTGGAAGAAGTGACGAGGATGAATCTCTTTATGAAATGCTATCCCAAAGACAACCACGCATTGCCTCAGTGGTTAACGAGTCACTTTCAGATTCTGATCTAGAGATGCTCTGA
- the TMT1 gene encoding trans-aconitate 3-methyltransferase, giving the protein MSTFSASDFNSKRYSSSRPSYPSEFYKIVDEYHEGDRKLLVDVGCGPGTATLQMVEELKPFNRIIGSDLSATMIKTANAIREDNPNIYKNVSFEISPSDSFEFLGTDSADKQKIDMITAVECAHWFDFDKFQRSVHANLREDGTIAIWGYADPIFPDYPEFDDLMDDVPYGKETLGPYWEQPGRSRLRNMLKDFTLDPKLFRHIQVSYFYATDMRDLEKFRQHKEKPLLIRKQITLLEFAEYVRTWSAYHQWKQDPKNEGKQDIADWFIEESLRRRPELTANTKIEVVWNTFYKLGKRI; this is encoded by the coding sequence ATGTCTACCTTTTCTGCTTCTGATttcaattcaaaaagataCTCCTCTTCAAGACCTTCCTACCCTTCTGAATTCTACAAGATAGTAGATGAATACCACGAAGGTGATAGAAAACTACTCGTTGATGTCGGATGTGGTCCAGGCACTGCTACTCTGCAAATGGTCGAGGAATTAAAACCGTTCAACCGAATCATTGGAAGTGATCTTTCTGCCACAATGATTAAAACTGCCAATGCTATAAGGGAAGATAATCCCAACATATACAAGAACGTTTCATTTGAAATCTCTCCCAGTGAtagttttgaatttttgggCACTGATTCAGCTGACAAGCAAAAGATTGACATGATTACCGCGGTGGAATGTGCCCATTGGTTTGATTTCgacaaatttcaaagatctGTCCATGCCAATTTGAGAGAAGACGGGACAATTGCTATTTGGGGGTACGCAGACCCCATCTTTCCGGACTATCCTGAATTTGACGATTTGATGGATGATGTTCCATATGGCAAGGAAACCCTAGGCCCTTACTGGGAACAACCAGGTAGATCACGCCTCCGCAACATGCTGAAAGACTTCACCCTGGATCCGAAGCTTTTCCGTCATATTCAAGTGTCATATTTTTATGCAACAGACATGAGAGACTTGGAAAAATTTCGCCAacataaagaaaaaccacTCTTAATAAGAAAGCAAATCACTTTGCTGGAGTTTGCAGAATACGTCAGAACCTGGAGTGCTTACCACCAATGGAAGCAGGATCCGAAGAACGAAGGTAAACAGGATATCGCGGACTGGTTTATTGAGGAATCGTTGAGAAGAAGACCGGAACTTACTGCTAATACCAAGATTGAAGTTGTTTGGAACACTTTTTATAAGCTCGGTAAAAGGATCTAG